In Massilistercora timonensis, the following are encoded in one genomic region:
- a CDS encoding site-specific integrase, with product MATIIKRKKNYSVVYYYDTPQGEKKQKWETFTSYKDANKRKVEIENQQENGTFIAPTSQTVEDFLYDFVTLYGEKKWGLTTYDSNLGLISNYINPIIGSTPIQKVNRKFVDSYYKTLTKTKPVIVRNRKPKSEFLPPATIEKIFKLLSTAFKQAVKWELVGKNPFQLSDALPRTKYKKRDIWTAESISKALNSCKDGKLYVAINLAFACSMREGEILGLTWDLVNISDEAIAEDNAYIDIKKELLRVSKRALETLDQKDVYYIFPPLMPNTSTRVVLKKPKNDTSIRRVWIPKTLAYILRDWKKAQDELKEFLGDEYQDFNLVVALANGRPCEGRVLLKAFEELREEAGLPNVVFHSLRHSSTTYKLKLNHGDIKATQGDTGHAQADMVTEVYSHILDEDRKINAQKFDAAFYANPDLSKYNPPLPNEKPEKAEIDINNLIEQLKKSPELANTLAQLLAQ from the coding sequence ATGGCTACAATCATTAAGCGTAAAAAGAATTATTCTGTCGTTTATTATTACGATACACCGCAAGGCGAAAAGAAACAGAAGTGGGAAACCTTTACAAGTTACAAAGACGCAAATAAAAGGAAAGTAGAAATAGAAAATCAGCAGGAGAATGGAACATTTATTGCTCCTACTTCACAAACAGTAGAAGATTTTCTATATGATTTCGTAACTTTGTACGGTGAAAAGAAATGGGGACTTACTACCTACGACAGTAATTTAGGATTAATCAGCAACTACATCAATCCGATTATAGGATCGACACCAATTCAGAAGGTAAACCGTAAATTTGTTGATTCTTACTACAAAACACTGACAAAAACAAAACCTGTGATTGTCAGGAACCGTAAGCCCAAAAGCGAATTTCTTCCACCGGCAACGATTGAAAAAATCTTCAAACTTCTTTCTACTGCATTTAAACAGGCTGTCAAATGGGAGCTTGTCGGGAAAAATCCTTTTCAGCTTTCCGATGCACTTCCCCGAACCAAATACAAAAAACGTGATATATGGACGGCAGAAAGCATCAGTAAAGCGCTTAACAGCTGTAAAGATGGAAAATTGTATGTAGCAATAAATCTTGCTTTTGCCTGCTCTATGAGAGAAGGAGAGATCCTTGGACTTACCTGGGACCTTGTAAATATCTCCGATGAGGCAATCGCAGAAGATAATGCGTACATTGATATTAAAAAAGAGCTGCTCAGAGTTTCTAAACGGGCTCTGGAAACCCTGGATCAGAAAGATGTCTATTATATCTTTCCGCCATTGATGCCGAATACATCAACCAGGGTTGTTCTGAAAAAGCCAAAAAACGATACCAGTATCCGGCGTGTGTGGATACCGAAAACACTGGCTTACATTCTTCGTGATTGGAAAAAGGCACAGGATGAGCTTAAAGAATTTCTCGGTGACGAATATCAGGACTTCAATCTTGTTGTCGCTCTTGCGAATGGTCGCCCATGTGAAGGAAGGGTATTGCTGAAGGCTTTTGAAGAACTTCGTGAGGAAGCCGGATTGCCTAACGTAGTGTTCCATTCACTCAGACATTCCAGTACAACATATAAACTCAAGCTGAACCATGGCGATATTAAAGCTACTCAGGGAGATACTGGACACGCTCAGGCAGACATGGTTACGGAGGTTTATTCTCATATACTTGATGAGGATAGAAAAATTAATGCTCAAAAATTCGATGCAGCGTTCTACGCTAATCCGGATCTGAGCAAATACAATCCTCCTCTTCCAAATGAGAAGCCTGAAAAAGCAGAAATAGACATCAACAACTTAATCGAGCAGCTGAAAAAATCGCCTGAGCTGGCTAATACACTGGCACAGCTTTTGGCTCAATAA
- a CDS encoding helix-turn-helix domain-containing protein produces the protein MTAETNYSKTSALSSGGSDTYSVSDIAIILGISKKSAYKLCEQNFFISKRIGRIIRVNKKSFEDWLNGRPE, from the coding sequence ATGACAGCAGAAACCAACTACTCAAAAACATCTGCTTTATCATCCGGTGGATCTGATACTTACTCGGTAAGTGATATAGCCATCATTCTTGGAATAAGTAAAAAATCAGCTTATAAATTATGCGAACAGAATTTCTTTATTTCCAAACGGATAGGCAGAATTATACGGGTAAATAAAAAATCCTTTGAGGACTGGCTGAACGGCAGACCTGAATAA
- a CDS encoding helix-turn-helix transcriptional regulator: protein MEKKFIGDRITELRIKKNVSEYQMSLDLGKNKSYIQSISSGRSLPTMENFLEICEYLEVTPCQFFDTALHNLPLYEKAADLLKQLDDEDMIAVISILHRLAARHK, encoded by the coding sequence ATGGAGAAAAAATTTATCGGTGACAGGATTACCGAACTGCGGATAAAAAAGAATGTATCCGAATATCAGATGAGCCTGGATCTCGGCAAAAACAAAAGTTACATCCAGTCCATTTCTTCCGGGCGCTCCCTGCCTACCATGGAGAACTTCCTGGAAATCTGCGAATATCTGGAAGTAACTCCCTGCCAGTTCTTCGATACAGCTCTTCACAATCTTCCTCTATACGAAAAAGCGGCTGACTTATTAAAGCAGCTCGACGATGAGGATATGATCGCTGTAATCAGTATACTACATCGGCTCGCTGCCAGACATAAATAA
- a CDS encoding 2-ketoisovalerate ferredoxin oxidoreductase, producing the protein MKIIGTQEELKWVRRALANNCEGCIFEERCNQNASEELKKHGKTLTSCEEFMARQITFVSEEETKTTK; encoded by the coding sequence ATGAAAATCATAGGTACGCAGGAAGAATTGAAATGGGTCCGCAGGGCGCTGGCAAATAACTGTGAGGGATGTATCTTTGAAGAACGATGTAATCAAAATGCCAGTGAGGAACTGAAGAAGCATGGAAAAACTCTGACAAGCTGTGAGGAATTTATGGCAAGACAAATCACGTTTGTCAGCGAGGAGGAAACAAAAACCACAAAATAG
- a CDS encoding transposase — MNETMVYADGFEKTFATAEEMLDFLSRRGKASEWIRKPIRALRLVPLEKEAGNLENGDEEMEEILKDTEKHTRLVLKVLGEAYPVRNCAIQTILGRAGIGGDGLRKLDLATYAKVVNCCLKAAKGECLIKIADGKVSAVHGGDAHDYSVLDMKAIFEMTSEYLHTNFKGSAYLEGSGTYDHSVMSAMWTLSGNQELLDTYRDALDRYGVSRKNLTPALRLTTSDVAASGVNLYPMLLTDGNNRTLSLGSPITLAHRNHSTILDYRNNLKEVYARYQDATERLAALLEIEIHNPVNCLRLLMKKLKIKAAIRNEVVEMYVAQNGEQTCTAHDLYYAMNEAPFYAACQGVTGSQLLRMEENLTRALAMDWKEFDVYGAVKC, encoded by the coding sequence ATGAATGAAACAATGGTTTACGCAGATGGTTTTGAAAAGACATTTGCCACGGCGGAGGAGATGCTTGATTTTCTTTCAAGAAGAGGGAAAGCCTCAGAGTGGATCCGTAAGCCCATCCGTGCCCTCCGGCTGGTGCCGCTTGAAAAAGAGGCGGGCAACCTGGAGAACGGAGACGAAGAGATGGAGGAGATCCTGAAGGATACGGAAAAGCACACCCGGCTTGTACTGAAGGTACTAGGCGAGGCATATCCGGTCCGGAACTGTGCGATCCAGACAATCTTAGGACGTGCCGGTATCGGCGGGGACGGCCTGCGAAAGCTGGATCTGGCAACCTATGCAAAGGTTGTGAATTGCTGCTTGAAAGCAGCGAAAGGGGAATGCCTCATCAAGATTGCAGATGGAAAAGTCTCTGCAGTCCACGGAGGAGACGCCCATGATTACAGCGTACTGGACATGAAAGCAATCTTTGAGATGACCAGTGAATATCTGCACACGAATTTCAAGGGAAGCGCTTATCTGGAAGGCTCCGGAACCTATGACCATTCCGTCATGAGTGCCATGTGGACGCTTTCCGGGAACCAGGAGCTTCTGGATACCTACAGGGATGCGTTGGACCGGTACGGAGTAAGCAGAAAGAATCTTACGCCGGCGCTGCGCCTGACCACTTCTGATGTTGCAGCCAGCGGTGTCAATCTGTATCCTATGCTGCTGACAGACGGGAACAACCGTACGCTCAGCCTAGGAAGCCCGATCACTCTGGCGCACAGGAACCACAGCACGATCCTGGATTACCGCAACAATTTGAAAGAAGTGTATGCAAGATATCAGGATGCCACAGAGCGTTTGGCAGCGCTTCTGGAAATCGAGATCCATAACCCGGTGAACTGCTTAAGGTTACTGATGAAAAAGCTGAAAATCAAGGCGGCGATCCGTAATGAAGTGGTGGAGATGTACGTGGCACAGAACGGGGAACAGACCTGTACGGCCCATGACCTTTACTATGCCATGAACGAGGCACCCTTCTATGCCGCCTGCCAGGGAGTTACCGGCAGCCAGCTTTTGCGGATGGAGGAAAACCTGACCAGGGCCCTTGCCATGGACTGGAAGGAATTTGATGTATATGGCGCCGTTAAGTGTTAA
- a CDS encoding lambda-exonuclease family protein produces MKQTLQMDYEPEQVVDISTLSREQWLAFRRLGIGGSDVAAIMGISPFVTSRDLYYDKIGVTPVIEEPEANWVAKEFGHRLEDLVAEIFSKKTGLEVFPVRIMFRHPLYPFMLADIDFFVRMPDGSFAILECKTCNYNAKEKWDDGKIPEHYVYQVRHYMSVVNISHAFIACLWGNNENDFVYRSLERDLMEEQDIIEQEGYFWREFVEKKVEPPLVGKPDLVLASIRRYSGYADKSIPEIPITTLDSKSLEKYLALSDEKSRLEKRKKEIDAEQRAISVPFVELMGQGCKAFLEDGTNRYKITFNPTRRTMIGKENLEKLKMQHPDIFKEYATETENRIFRLKKEAA; encoded by the coding sequence ATGAAACAGACGTTACAAATGGATTATGAACCGGAACAGGTCGTGGATATCAGTACCCTCTCCAGAGAGCAATGGCTCGCATTCCGCCGTTTGGGCATCGGAGGCAGTGATGTGGCCGCTATCATGGGAATCTCGCCTTTTGTTACCAGCCGTGATCTTTACTATGACAAGATCGGCGTTACCCCGGTGATTGAGGAACCTGAAGCCAACTGGGTTGCCAAGGAATTTGGACACAGACTGGAGGATCTGGTAGCGGAGATTTTCTCTAAGAAAACCGGCCTGGAGGTGTTTCCCGTGCGGATTATGTTCCGGCATCCGCTTTACCCGTTTATGCTTGCCGATATTGATTTCTTTGTGCGTATGCCGGATGGCAGCTTTGCCATACTGGAGTGCAAAACCTGTAATTATAACGCCAAAGAGAAGTGGGATGACGGGAAAATCCCGGAGCACTATGTCTATCAGGTGCGGCACTATATGTCGGTGGTGAACATCAGTCATGCATTTATTGCGTGTCTGTGGGGAAATAACGAGAACGACTTTGTATACCGTTCTCTGGAGCGTGATCTCATGGAAGAGCAGGATATCATCGAGCAGGAAGGATATTTCTGGCGTGAATTTGTGGAGAAGAAGGTGGAACCGCCGCTGGTGGGGAAACCGGATCTGGTGCTTGCCAGCATCCGCCGTTACAGCGGCTATGCGGATAAGTCGATCCCGGAAATCCCGATTACAACGTTGGATTCCAAAAGCCTGGAAAAGTATCTTGCTTTATCAGATGAAAAATCTCGTTTGGAGAAGCGCAAGAAGGAAATTGACGCAGAACAGCGTGCGATCAGTGTTCCCTTTGTGGAGCTGATGGGACAGGGATGCAAGGCCTTTCTGGAAGACGGAACCAACCGTTACAAGATTACCTTTAACCCGACACGCAGGACGATGATCGGGAAAGAAAATCTTGAAAAGCTGAAAATGCAGCATCCGGATATTTTCAAAGAGTATGCTACAGAAACAGAAAACCGGATCTTCCGGTTAAAGAAGGAGGCGGCGTGA
- a CDS encoding DUF4406 domain-containing protein, protein MLKGKRAYICSPLSAKTREERMFNMGLAKSYLDTIREVFHCRTYASHAYLPLMLDDTIPEERKLALSIGKQLLDFCDVLIICGGRISSGMEGEIRYAHDTGKEVYWLEGGRDPFQLRKIKNWKEIEYAVQIPENHISE, encoded by the coding sequence ATGTTAAAAGGAAAAAGAGCGTATATCTGCTCTCCGTTGTCTGCAAAAACCCGGGAAGAACGAATGTTTAACATGGGGCTTGCGAAGTCATATCTGGATACGATCAGAGAGGTATTCCACTGCCGCACGTATGCCTCCCATGCCTATCTGCCGCTGATGCTGGATGACACCATACCAGAGGAACGGAAGCTGGCGCTTTCCATTGGGAAACAGCTTTTAGACTTTTGTGACGTGCTGATTATCTGTGGCGGCAGGATTTCTTCCGGCATGGAAGGAGAAATCCGTTATGCCCATGATACCGGGAAGGAGGTGTACTGGCTCGAAGGAGGCCGGGATCCGTTTCAGTTACGGAAGATAAAAAATTGGAAGGAGATCGAATATGCGGTGCAGATACCGGAAAACCATATTTCTGAATGA
- a CDS encoding ATP-dependent RecD-like DNA helicase produces MRCRYRKTIFLNEENGYTIAVFTTKDASVPLAARDKYLQGQKVIGFTAIGFDLPRSDQIEIEMEGQWEKSSHGLQYQVENFMEIVPRTKEGILGYLSCGSVKGVGPKVAEAIYKEFGLNTLEIMEEHPQELLKVKGISQKKLKGIVESYGKNKVFRELMTFLAPYKVTPKKVNLILQRFRNESVEIVRHRPYQLCAVKGFGFLTVDAIGRQNCQALNDPMRISGCLSHLMESAMKEEGHLYLERPELIQRAYTMLNQDLPNQAVTETDIQRVLYRLVMQESIVVDGERVYVKKQYEEENQTASMIARRLLDQGEAYDIEKELAQAQTALAITLSERQKQAVRMVFQNQISIITGGPGTGKTTVLKVILYIHAIVCRSQVQLMAPTGRAARRMAESTGHEDASTMHMALGLLGDSADYEDAVEYLEAGFLNLDEVSMVDMHLGYEFFRRVKPASRILLVGDVDQLPSVGAGDVFRQLIGCGLIPVTVLDLVFRQGKTSNIHLNARKMLANRTDFGFGDDFQFISCNSADETAAMVRQLYQEEAARNGLDHVQILTPYRVKTVNGANELNRSLEDLINPPSPGKKELSAGGQTYREGDKVLQNKNTLMASNGDLGRITDFYTDEEGTVKTVIEFPDGRVVTYEDLEMIEHANAITIHKSQGSECDIVIIPWVRAFYMMLKRNILYTGITRAKKKVYLVGQWNAVCQAVRTDDAGRRNTALGERITRYYYQYLNEREPEQLRLAV; encoded by the coding sequence ATGCGGTGCAGATACCGGAAAACCATATTTCTGAATGAGGAGAATGGATACACCATTGCGGTGTTTACGACGAAGGATGCTTCTGTACCGCTTGCTGCCAGAGACAAATACTTACAGGGCCAGAAAGTGATCGGATTTACCGCTATAGGCTTTGACCTGCCCCGGTCTGACCAGATCGAGATTGAGATGGAAGGACAGTGGGAAAAGTCCAGCCACGGCCTGCAGTATCAGGTGGAAAATTTCATGGAGATCGTGCCGCGCACGAAGGAGGGGATCTTAGGCTACCTCTCCTGCGGTTCTGTAAAGGGTGTGGGGCCAAAAGTTGCAGAGGCCATTTACAAAGAATTTGGCCTTAATACGCTGGAAATCATGGAAGAACATCCCCAGGAGCTTCTGAAGGTAAAAGGAATTTCCCAGAAAAAGCTGAAGGGGATTGTGGAGTCCTACGGAAAAAACAAGGTGTTCCGGGAACTCATGACATTCCTGGCACCCTATAAGGTAACGCCTAAAAAGGTGAACCTGATCCTCCAGCGGTTTCGCAATGAGTCCGTGGAGATTGTCCGTCACAGGCCTTATCAGCTCTGTGCTGTGAAAGGGTTTGGCTTTTTAACAGTGGATGCCATTGGACGGCAGAACTGCCAGGCGCTCAATGACCCCATGCGGATTTCAGGCTGCCTCTCCCATCTCATGGAGTCTGCCATGAAGGAGGAGGGACATCTATACCTGGAGCGCCCGGAGCTGATCCAGCGGGCATATACCATGCTGAACCAGGATCTTCCGAATCAGGCTGTGACAGAAACAGATATCCAGCGGGTACTCTACCGGCTGGTGATGCAGGAAAGCATTGTGGTAGACGGCGAACGTGTGTATGTGAAGAAACAGTATGAAGAAGAAAACCAGACTGCTTCCATGATCGCCCGGCGTTTGTTGGATCAGGGCGAGGCGTATGACATCGAAAAGGAATTGGCGCAGGCCCAGACTGCCCTGGCGATTACCCTGTCAGAGAGGCAGAAACAGGCAGTGCGTATGGTGTTCCAAAACCAGATCAGTATTATTACCGGTGGGCCTGGAACTGGGAAGACCACCGTGTTAAAAGTCATCCTTTATATCCATGCCATTGTCTGCCGATCACAGGTGCAGCTCATGGCTCCTACGGGGCGTGCGGCACGCCGGATGGCGGAAAGCACCGGGCATGAAGACGCCTCAACGATGCACATGGCTCTGGGGCTTCTGGGTGACTCTGCCGATTATGAAGACGCAGTAGAATATCTGGAGGCCGGTTTCTTAAATCTGGATGAAGTATCCATGGTAGATATGCATTTGGGATATGAATTTTTCCGCAGGGTAAAGCCTGCCTCCCGTATCCTGCTGGTAGGCGACGTAGATCAGCTCCCTTCTGTGGGAGCCGGTGATGTGTTCCGGCAATTGATCGGCTGCGGGCTGATCCCTGTGACGGTGCTGGATCTGGTATTCCGCCAGGGAAAGACCAGCAACATCCACTTAAATGCCCGTAAAATGTTGGCAAACCGGACGGATTTTGGGTTTGGCGATGATTTCCAGTTTATCTCCTGCAATTCGGCAGATGAGACAGCAGCCATGGTACGCCAGCTTTACCAGGAAGAGGCCGCAAGGAACGGCCTGGACCATGTGCAGATCCTGACACCCTATCGGGTAAAGACGGTAAACGGCGCTAACGAGCTGAACCGGAGCCTGGAGGACCTGATCAATCCGCCAAGTCCTGGGAAAAAGGAACTGTCCGCAGGAGGGCAGACCTACCGGGAAGGGGATAAGGTGCTTCAGAACAAGAATACGTTGATGGCCAGCAATGGGGACCTGGGAAGGATTACGGATTTTTATACGGATGAGGAAGGAACCGTAAAAACGGTGATCGAATTTCCGGATGGACGTGTCGTGACCTACGAGGATCTGGAGATGATCGAACACGCCAATGCCATTACCATACACAAGTCCCAGGGATCCGAGTGCGATATTGTCATCATCCCCTGGGTGAGAGCCTTTTATATGATGCTGAAGCGGAATATCCTGTACACGGGAATCACCCGTGCAAAGAAAAAGGTGTATCTGGTTGGTCAATGGAACGCAGTCTGCCAGGCAGTCCGTACGGACGATGCCGGCAGGCGCAATACAGCTCTTGGAGAACGGATTACCCGCTACTATTATCAGTATCTGAATGAGCGTGAGCCGGAGCAGCTCCGGCTCGCAGTATAA
- a CDS encoding CHC2 zinc finger domain-containing protein encodes MYDMTGFDYDITDVANLLRLHKRRGNYYDCPFCGDTKGRLNINPAKNVFRCNRCDKSGGMLQLYADLHNLTYREANEEIREALNKGEYRQVRQAKAQEEKEEPVQSKLAPLDVRHHTYSEMLNIFPIYGVHRDNLFSRGLTMEQIKERKYRSMPLYGIHLIIEELLKKGCQLEGVPGFYRDENGQWTMNVKAKNSGFLVPVESMDGKIQACQIRLDHPRDNNKYLWFSSAGYPHGVSSGSPVHVIGDLDVENVYLTEGGLKGSIAHYLSGHTFICLAGVNMYRSLRPVLEEFQRRKMKFLFEAFDMDKKLKTDCDKHYHKCSVCSEKGTPENCPYKVEKRRIIQNACGKVYGICQELSLPVSRMVWDQGADGNWNGKLKGIDDYYYAKRAAQTAPLQEQKGVDI; translated from the coding sequence ATGTATGATATGACCGGGTTTGATTATGACATCACCGATGTCGCCAACCTTTTGCGGCTGCATAAGCGCCGTGGGAATTATTATGACTGCCCGTTCTGTGGCGATACCAAAGGGCGGCTGAATATCAATCCGGCAAAAAACGTCTTTCGCTGTAACCGCTGTGACAAATCCGGCGGGATGCTGCAGCTTTATGCGGACCTGCATAACCTGACCTACCGGGAAGCAAATGAGGAAATCCGAGAGGCTCTGAATAAGGGAGAATACCGCCAGGTGCGTCAGGCAAAGGCACAGGAAGAGAAGGAAGAACCTGTGCAGTCAAAGCTGGCGCCGCTGGATGTCCGGCATCACACCTATTCGGAAATGCTCAATATATTTCCGATATATGGAGTACATAGGGATAACCTGTTTTCCCGCGGTCTTACAATGGAACAGATTAAGGAGCGGAAGTACCGGAGTATGCCCCTCTACGGTATCCATTTGATTATAGAAGAACTTCTGAAGAAAGGGTGCCAGCTGGAAGGTGTACCAGGCTTCTATCGGGATGAAAATGGACAGTGGACGATGAATGTCAAAGCAAAAAACTCCGGTTTCCTGGTTCCTGTGGAGTCCATGGACGGAAAGATCCAGGCGTGTCAGATTCGTCTGGACCATCCCAGGGATAACAACAAATATCTCTGGTTTTCCAGTGCTGGCTATCCACATGGTGTTTCCTCCGGAAGCCCGGTTCATGTGATCGGAGATCTGGATGTGGAAAACGTCTATCTGACAGAGGGCGGGCTGAAAGGCTCGATTGCTCATTATCTGTCTGGGCATACATTTATCTGTCTGGCAGGCGTGAATATGTACCGGAGCCTGCGCCCGGTGTTGGAGGAATTTCAGCGAAGAAAGATGAAATTTCTCTTTGAGGCGTTTGACATGGACAAGAAACTGAAAACCGACTGTGATAAGCATTATCATAAATGTTCGGTCTGCAGTGAAAAGGGTACGCCGGAAAACTGTCCGTATAAGGTGGAAAAGCGCCGGATCATCCAGAACGCCTGTGGAAAAGTCTATGGGATCTGCCAGGAGCTGTCCCTGCCGGTCAGCCGTATGGTCTGGGACCAGGGTGCGGATGGAAACTGGAATGGAAAACTCAAAGGCATTGATGATTATTATTACGCAAAGAGGGCTGCACAGACAGCCCCTTTGCAGGAACAGAAGGGAGTGGACATATGA
- the srtB gene encoding class B sortase, whose protein sequence is MKKGEKLLFLAGILLAIGALAFSAWKLRGIYGEYQEGKDTYEELASFVEEPEDTPKPDGGEPDAEPDGYLKIDFEGLQAVNPDVIAWIDIPGLSISYPVVQGTDNAYYLHHLFTGEYNSSGSIFADWHNQPDFADPNTIVYGHNMKNGSMFGTLSHYQNPALWEASPYFYLYVPGKVLKYQIFSCYAGYVGSEAYTYAFPEETDFQFFLKQIRSYAGYDTDVEVGETDRVVTLSTCVSSMRDYRYIVHGKLVEEIEN, encoded by the coding sequence ATGAAAAAGGGAGAAAAGCTGCTGTTTCTGGCAGGGATCCTGCTTGCCATCGGCGCTCTTGCTTTTTCCGCATGGAAACTAAGAGGAATCTATGGTGAATACCAGGAGGGCAAGGATACCTACGAAGAGCTTGCTTCATTTGTGGAGGAGCCGGAGGACACACCAAAACCAGACGGGGGCGAACCAGATGCAGAACCGGACGGATATTTGAAGATTGACTTTGAAGGACTGCAGGCTGTGAACCCGGACGTGATCGCCTGGATTGATATTCCCGGCCTATCCATCAGTTATCCGGTGGTACAGGGAACCGATAATGCTTATTATCTGCATCATCTGTTTACCGGGGAGTACAACAGCAGCGGCAGTATCTTTGCGGACTGGCATAACCAGCCGGATTTTGCGGATCCGAACACCATTGTATACGGCCACAATATGAAAAACGGCAGTATGTTTGGAACCCTCTCCCATTATCAGAATCCGGCTCTGTGGGAGGCTTCTCCTTACTTTTACCTGTATGTGCCGGGGAAGGTGCTGAAATATCAGATCTTCTCCTGTTATGCCGGGTATGTTGGGAGCGAGGCTTACACCTATGCGTTTCCGGAAGAGACAGACTTTCAGTTTTTTCTGAAGCAGATCCGCTCCTATGCGGGATATGATACCGATGTGGAAGTCGGGGAAACAGACCGGGTGGTGACACTTTCCACCTGCGTCAGTTCCATGCGGGATTATAGGTATATTGTCCATGGGAAACTGGTAGAGGAAATAGAAAATTGA
- a CDS encoding phosphoadenosine phosphosulfate reductase family protein: MLARRRIMEWYDYWDGQVYVSFSGGLDSTVLLALVRMTLGSEIPAVFCNTGLEFPEIIQFARSFQAYGAYEENRPAMNFRQVILKEGYPLISKENASKIRKLRHGKLSPRYRNYLLNGDERGKFGMLPKKWQKYIYGPYDISEKCCLIMKEKPFNQYVKKTGRQPFVGVTQDESFRRAHQYAKTGCNVYDGRMIKSQPLGPWTKQDVLRFAYEHMGEKIIPEKGSAYEFSICPVYGEITKDAQGIYHLSGEQRTGCMFCGFGVTEEKEPNRFQRMQTAYPKQYEFCMKSTEKGGLGMRSVLEYLGVPYETWESVGQMCLEFDENNQAKAA, encoded by the coding sequence ATGTTGGCCAGGCGGCGGATCATGGAATGGTATGATTACTGGGATGGACAGGTCTATGTCAGCTTCAGCGGCGGCCTGGATTCCACCGTGCTGCTGGCGCTGGTCAGGATGACGCTGGGAAGTGAAATCCCTGCCGTTTTCTGCAATACCGGATTGGAGTTCCCCGAAATCATCCAGTTTGCCCGTTCTTTTCAAGCCTATGGCGCCTATGAGGAGAACCGGCCTGCCATGAATTTCCGGCAGGTGATCCTGAAGGAAGGGTATCCGCTCATCAGCAAAGAAAATGCAAGCAAGATCCGGAAACTCCGGCATGGGAAGCTATCGCCCCGTTATCGGAATTACCTGCTGAACGGTGACGAGAGAGGAAAATTCGGTATGCTGCCAAAGAAGTGGCAGAAATACATTTACGGTCCCTATGATATTTCAGAAAAGTGCTGTCTGATCATGAAGGAGAAACCCTTTAATCAGTATGTGAAAAAGACTGGCAGACAGCCTTTTGTGGGAGTAACACAGGATGAATCCTTCCGCCGGGCGCATCAGTATGCGAAGACCGGATGCAATGTATATGACGGCAGAATGATCAAAAGCCAGCCGCTGGGTCCCTGGACGAAACAGGATGTACTCCGGTTTGCTTATGAGCATATGGGAGAAAAGATCATCCCGGAAAAGGGATCAGCCTATGAGTTCTCTATCTGCCCGGTATACGGAGAAATCACAAAGGATGCGCAGGGAATTTACCATCTGAGCGGGGAGCAAAGAACCGGCTGTATGTTCTGCGGGTTTGGAGTGACGGAAGAAAAAGAGCCGAACCGGTTCCAGCGGATGCAGACAGCTTATCCAAAGCAGTATGAGTTCTGTATGAAATCTACGGAGAAAGGCGGCCTGGGGATGCGAAGTGTGCTGGAATATCTGGGCGTACCCTATGAAACCTGGGAGTCCGTAGGCCAGATGTGTTTGGAGTTTGATGAAAATAATCAGGCAAAAGCGGCCTGA